GATTGATGTACTGTCATGATTCACAGGATGCTCTTAGACAATTGTAGAGGCTAGCTTATCGACAGAGGGAACTTGCCATTGGAGAACCTAATCTCTTTGCGAAGACCTTTCCGGTTTGTGATTCCATCTATAGTTCACATCTACACATCTTTGAGCTATGTCATGCCCCTTAATGGGTATATCCTTTATGATTCAGTGATTTCGTTATGACAGGATGGAACAAGAGCCGAATGGGAATATCCTTTTGCGGTGGCTGGCATCAATTTCTCATTCATATTTGTTATTAATCAGTTTGTTTATGATACATGGGATGCTTTATACTTGGGATGCTTTATTAATCGGTTATGTTTTTGTACTTTGGATGTATTATTAATCAGTTTGTTATGTTAATGCAGGTCGACAAGAGGAAACCGTGTTTGTACAAGTAGACCCAAAGAGGAAACCGTGTTTGAACCAAAAGCTGAACCATCCCCGTGACACCAAAAGACTACGTGTTTGTACAAGTAGACCCAAAGCAACTCCAGCCCCGTGACACCAAAAGAAGCCGTGTTTGTACAAGTTTTTTGTATTGTAGTACTCTACCACATGTTTGTCTACCATTTTAGACCACATATGTATCCAATGTTTGTGTACCACAAAATTGTATTCTTAATTTGACAACACAACCGCCTATATAATGGCAGAATGAAGCACAACAAAAATTCACACCAAATCACCTTTCCTTTATTTACAAATTCTCTTcaaatggcttcttcttcccacaatgatgttgatgatgttgatgacataattgatgaatgttttaatcaaacatGTGATCAAATCAGCAACCAAGTTTGGCAAAATCTGATGGCTCCACCAGTTCAACAACAACGACCAcctaaactaagaaaaaaatgagtttaCATTGAAAGAAATCGAGAAGTCGGTCATGAGCacttgtggaatgattatttcagtgagaATGCAACATACACACCCCAAATTTTCCGACGccgttttagaatgaacaagccaTTATTCATTCGTATTGTTGACCGACTCGCAAATGAAGCACcatattttcaacaaagaagagatgataCCGGAAGGTTGGGTCTGTCTACATTGCAAAAGTGTACAACATCAATTCGTATGATGACATATGGTTCTGCAGCTGATGCGTTTGGCGAATACCTCCGACTTTCTGAATGTGTGGCGCTAGCATGCTTGGACAATTTTACAGATTCAATCGtaaatttatttggagatgagtacttgAGAAGACCCACACCAGCAGATCTTCAGAGACTACTCGACATATGCGAGTATCGCGGATTTTCCggcatgataggaagcatcgattgtatgcattaggagtggaagaattgtcccaccgcatggaaaggtcaatacACCCGCGGATCTGGAAAGCCCACAATCGTTTAGAGGCGGTGGCTTCGTATGATCTCTGGATCTGGCATGCTTTCTTTGGACtaccaggtacattaaacgatattaatgttcttgatcgatctccagtctttgatgatattttgcatgGTCGAGCTCCTAAAGTTAAATACAGTGTCAACGGACATGAGTATAAATTAGCTTACTATTtgacggatggtatttatccaaaatggtctACTTTTATCTAATCTATTCCAGTGCCACTAGGGCTGGGCACGGGACGGGTACCCTTGAATTTTCTCATACCCTTTACCCGACCCGACCCTAACgagtaatagaaaaaaattactcgTACTCGACCCTTAAATAATGGGTACCCGGAAAAAcgggtacccaaaaaaaaatagttgaccctttAAATACCCGACCCTTTACCCTTACCTGGAAAAATGAATAtccgataaaaaaaattgtcaacatTCGCAATAATACtttcatattccaaaatccgaaaaaggaaaaattcgtAAATGTATGCAACATATAGgtccaaaaattagaaaattacaaactttaaaaaataaaaataaaatattaattcaattgGGCGTCGAGTTGGACTAAGTTGAACTTAGGCTTTAACTttaactctataatatatttataaattaataataaataataataatacaaaatattaaagggTATTTACGGGTCGGATAACAAAACGGGTAAAAGGACGGGTAACGGGACGagtattgaaaactaaactaataccctatactcgtcccttaTTCACGGGTAATATTACtataataccctttactcgaccATAAAGCTGCGGGTACCCATTTTTCGGGTCGGTACGAGCCGAGTAACGGGTCGAATACGGGTAACGGGTCTTAGTGTCCAGGCTGAACTGCCACAAACTCCAAAAGCCTTTTTATTTGCAAGacaacaagaagctgtgcgtaaagatgtagagcgtgcttTGGAGTTTTGCAGGCTCGATTTACCATAGTCAAAAACCCGGCTCTTATTTGGGATAAAGTAAAAATtgggaaaataatgagagcgtgtatcatactgcacaatatgatagtagaggACGAACGAGATGGATACACTCTGTTTGATGAAACTGAATTCGCACAATTGGAGTCAAATAGAGCTTCAGAAGTTGACTACACGCTTCCAACAACCAGGCCTTCATGTGTCTCTACTATGCTCAAACTTCGAAAGGATGTTCGtgatcgagaaaaaaaaaatgcttgcaagatgatttggttaagaatatttgggcaaaatttggagcaaatcagtattaaaattagttattttctccatttatgaattgcacttctattgtaatatgtattaatgttttattatgtttgaaaactaattaaaatgcaatattttctaattttataaaatcttaaatgtttacatatttataccacttctattctatttaaaaattttaaatttaaaaaatcaatattttcaaaaataagagactcaaaattaaaGTCTACCaataaatgagaaaattttaactaaaagatagtgggttcttatattcaaaatcaaacaaaattaattcataaaaaaatttaaaccccACTAACAACCCCTCCGTAAGAGCTTACCGATATTGTTGCTCTAAGTGAATTGTTTGTGCGCATTATGGGTACATGTATGTATAATTGCGGGGTTTTTTACTCGGTTAGGTTGAATTGGTCAAGTTGCAATAGTGTCTTGTCCTATCATTTGATCTATTAGATCAACTCtattaacataaattttaattaaaaaaatattaatattatattattatatgatgGATTTCTTAAAAACACAATAgcaaaattcaattaaaaaggttttttaatgTCTCACATGCTTCCAGACAATTatcttataatattaatatttctttataaattataagtatGTTGAAGACACTCTTCAATACATTTAAACATAATGGAGATGGTTTTATCTTCATGCTCATACAAAAGTTTATTATCCTTCTAAGTCAAGGTACTTCTTcttatccaatttttttcttttcatataagACAATAGATATAATTAGGTATCTACAATTGCAAAATCTTGTATGACTACTTGACTAGTATATATTCTGTTTTACATATGTGAGAAATGCAATCGAGACATGCTCACAAAACTGGCTTAATGCACCACACTAACATCATCTATTCCATGCAGAAAATAGTTATAGATAACAACATATGTAGAAAGCCTATATCGCGTAGGTAACAATCACTTGAAAGACAGATCTGCTGGTTGATTGTAATTGATAAATTCAGCTGCCAAAGTGAGAACCTCAGCTTCAAAGTGAGATTGAATGCAAATGTGGGTACcggtttgatgatgatttggatAATATCGTGGATGCTGAGATTGAAGGTGTTTGGGTCCTGGTTAGGAAAATAGTGAGAGACACAACAACTTCCCCCTTGTGAGTTTCTTGAAGTgctcatatttaaaatttgaccTAGTTCATTGTGTATATGTCATTCAAATTCTAATTGGATTATcatactattaaaaatatatataacaaatactTCTTATAGTGGGAAATCATATCTAAAACCACCTATAgatgtttgtcaaaaaaaaaaaaaagaaaaaaaagtccaCCTATAgataattttggaaaatgaaTAATCGAATCTCTAACCTCTTTTCAATTGAACAACAAAGGACCCGTAATAGTAGCATTCATATTGTTAAAGAtcgtaggtttttttttaatttattttattttattttatcataaggTAACATCGCTTTTATAATAAAAGGTGAAAAACCGGACAAGAGattcaaatatcaaaacctAACGTTTGTTAATCTGTTAATGCTTATGGATAGGTATCCTTCGGGTGAGTTATGATAATTACGTAAAATGAGATAGTATTACAATTCATATAGTATAAGAAAATAAGGAGCTTCAAAGGAAAAAATTGGAGACCGTTTCCTCGAGACAAGCAGATTCTCAATCCTCGAGACTGTCAGTGGAAAAcaaccttctctctctctctctcctcaaaaagaagaaaagaaaaacaaaaatacaaaagccaAGAAAGCCATTATTACAAAAGCAATAACACACTGTGAAAAGCCACTCAAGAACACTGGTCAGtaagaacagagagaaagagagagagaagaagaacaaacaacAAGCCATGTCTTAACtactctcttttctcttctccctCCTTCTAACTAACCAAAAACCCCTAGAGAATCCCTAAATCATCAGTTTCTTCACCAATGATGCTTCCAAGAAGCTGCATTGTactttcattctctctttttctgttcCTTCCCCAAATGGGCTTCGCCATGCTCAACAACAGAACTGTTCTTCTCACACCACATCCCGACCCGGAACGAGTCGCTTATGAAGTTCAGTGGTACACATACTCCATTGCCTCTTCTGGATCTACTACATTTACTCTCTTATTTCACATTCTTTCATGTAAATTTCTAACTGGGTTTTACATTTAACTAGCTATCAGTGTTCTTGTGAACCTGtggttgctctgttttttttccctgTTTTACTACGTTCTCTGTTTCTAAAATCTCCGGTTCTCTTAAACCGGACAGACTGTAAATAACCcggtttttaatttgtttcacaGGAGAGTAAATGCATCTATAACAAGACGTCAAGCTCTTGACACGACGGACCAGGCCGGTTCAAACCCTTGCTTCACCGGTAACCCAATCGATGACTGTTGGAAATGTAACCCAAACTGGCCCAACAACCGACAAGGTCTAGCAGATTGTGGAATCGGGTTCGGACAGTACGCCTTGGGTGGCAAAGGTGGTCAGTTCTACTTCGTCACTGATTCTTCCGACGACGATGCCGTCAACCCTAGACCGGGCACTCTCAGGTACCTTTCCGTTAACCGACTTAACCGGACTTCCTAATAGTATAATAATCTTGACAAATAgacaaaaatgttttgttttttttgttaggttCAAGACAAATATATTATCTTTAATACTCGTTTCTTGACCGTAAGTAGATTTTTTTAGTCGTTAGTTTACAACACTAAATAGTCTAATAGTATATACTTTACTTGAATATTACATGTCATTATTGTTctttaaccctaaaccctaccTATACACTTTCACAATTTAAGAACtttgtaagaaaataagattctGTTTTAGCTACGTTTATCTTTTGTCATCTCATATTCACATGTCCCACACCAATCTATTACGTACGACTTTTTCAATACCACTTGTTTATATTTCTAAATAAGCCCTCCATTTTGTGAACAAAGTACCAACAActctgatttttatttaaattatttaaatccCCTCAAAACCCTTTTGAAAACGTTTAGATAAAGCTCTATAATCTGTTGTTAAACATAATGTTTAGGATGTTTGTAATTTGACGTTcctacattattattttaaaactgtaTTTAGaagtgaaaatataataaatctagAGAATAGACAAGTACAATAAAACAAGTGTATCAGTCTCATGGGGCCTCGAAAAAATCGAATAATTTGGGGAATCTTTATCAATGTCAAAGCAATCGGGTTTACAatgtgaaaattttgttttagataagATTAAAATGAAAAGTGCCAAAAAAATTGACAGATACGGAGTGATACAAGAAGAGCCATTGTGGATAGTGTTCCCAAGCAACATGATGATTAAGCTAAAGCAAGAGCTAATATTCAATAGTTACAAGACACTTGATGGGAGAGGAGCTAATGTTCATATTGTTGGTGGTGGCTGCATCACTCTTCAATATGTCTCCAATATCATCATCCATAACATTCATATCCACCATTGTTACCAATCCggtaatttatgttttactctTTTCACATTTGCtctttttctaaattctaatccTTTGTTCAAAtgtgtatatcttttttttttaacggccGATAATCGTtaggttttttacttttaacttttttttaatttcttcccCTAATAATTTAGTAGGTCCGCAATGGTGTACacattttctttctcattcGTTGGTATTCACacgcaaacaaagaaaacctgATTTTCGAATTTAGCAgcatttattgatttatttcacTCATAAAAGCATAtagtaaagaaaaaggaaaagattaGAAATTAAACCTTTCGTCCTTTCCTGAAATAGCATTGATTGGTTTATTCATAAAAGCATTCTGATACTATTGTTTGTCCATAGGGAATACTAACGTGCGGTCAAGTCCAACGCACTATGGGTTCAGATCCAAATCGGACGGTGATGGTATCTCAGTCTTCGGTTCAAAGGACATATGGATCGACCATTGTTCTCTATCGAGATGTAAGGACGGTTTAATAGATGCGGTGATGGGTTCCACTGGAATTACTATATCGAACAACTTCTTCTCTCACCATAATGAAGTCATGCTTCTCGGTCACAGCGACCACTACGAACCAGACAGTGGCATGCAGGTCACACACACACTAGTCcattatattcatttttcttaGCGACTAGTTGATTTTAAATGAGAGTAATGTTTGTGTGATAAATTAGGTAACAATTGCGTTTAATCACTTTGGAGAAAAATTGATACAAAGGATGCCTAGGTGTCGTCGTGGATATATCCACGTTGTTAATAACGATTTCACTCAATGGGAAATGTATGCGATTGGCGGTAGCGGTAACCCGACTATTAACAGTCAAGGTAACCGCTACACCGCCCCGACCAACCCATTCGCCAAAGAGGTAAATAAACAACCCTTATATGCGATTTCAATAGTCTTggttagtttatttttatactttGGTTTTGGTGTCATAATGTCTTATGCTATACAACTTTGTATGGTATTTATAAATGAGAGTTTTATTGTGTAGGTGACTAAGAGAGTGGAAACGCCCGACGGCGATTGGAAAGGGTGGAACTGGAGATCAGAGGGGGACATTTTGGTGAATGGAGCCTTCTTTGTGGCATCCGGTGAAGGTGCGGAGATGAGGTATGAGAAGGCATATAGCGTCGAGCCTAAATCTGCCTCATTCATCACCCAAATCACATTTCACTCGGGAGTTCTTGGCGTCGGCGGCAGGTTTGGATTCTACATTCTaccatacaaaattacaaatcattCAGTCTTTGCCATATTTTACGTTATCAAAAAGAAATGATCACTTTTAAACAAATCAACActttgaatcttttgttttaccAATACACACcatattataaaattgtattataAATGTCTACatactcttttgttttcttgtacttttgctttttaactttatcttttttcttttgtctaattttttctttttaccccACTATATTCATAGTTTTCTCTCATTAACCTCCCAAAAGTCAAAATGGAGCTAATTTAGGGtgtttgattttggtattaGGAATAACAATCTTGGGATGTGGACTACTACGGGATCAGAAGGTAATGGCGGTTTAGATTCTTATAATGACTATACCGATGAAATGTCTGGTGCCGGTTCAACGATCCGGTTATCATTCTCAGTTCTTGTGTTATCATTCTTGCTTAATTCAATATCATATCTTGTTCTTCAACCCAAATGTTTATCTTGTAACATGAATTGAAATTTACCTAATTTATCAAAGGAACAAGCAAAAAATTGTTTCCAAACTTCATTCTTGggtattattttcttctttggaatAATCTTCAGTACGTACTATGTCAAGAACAATCACACGATTCGTACCATCAAtcaatttggtattttgatgGACCTCATAATATGTAGTTTTACATAATTTCTTACAATAACACCACGTGTGTCATATTGTACGTATATGTAATCGTGACGTTGTAATAGTCCTATGTCACTCCTATCCtatctttaattaattacattACATAACTAATACCTCTAATAGAGATTATATATTATCCTTAACGttatattatcttcttctttggtcttgttataattttatacaaGAGGTGTTCCATACATGCATCTATACTTAATAGTTAATACCATATTTATATACTTCTTTAGGATATTGTAATTTACAGTATGTTGaacattaaataattttcttttcctgaatacaatacaaaacaattttaacaaatcatTTGGCACAAAAGTATACcaaacatttaatttaattcagATTAAATAAAGCCCATCAACCAATAATGTTTACCAGAAaagtaatagttttttttctcatccATTGGGGCATGAACttctcattttttgttgttgttgtttgtaacAAGACCTGATAGTAAACATCAATGCTACAGTTTACTTATTTTCTTGTTATGGATATGTATATAGATAGACCTTCAACTACGATTCAAATTTCATTAGATATTTGATTCAAATTGTATGTAATTGATGCTTAGTAAGCTTGTTTCATTATAGCACTTTCAAATTCAATTACCCAAGAgttacaaaagtaaaataaacaaactttAGAGTCATGACCATAGAGAACATGAAAAATCCTCAAAATCCCTAGTCTCTTGAAACCACCAAGAAGCAATGTTAATATTGTTCTCACTGCTACTGCCTTCTGAAACATTTGCTTCACTCTGGTCTGTAGAAATCTCCGATATCCAATCCGAAATCCGGTTTTCGTACGGTGAATTCATTATACCAAAGCTCTCTGTTTCGCAAATACCACCATTGGTTTCTTGACCACTTTCCATACATCTCTGGTTAGATTCCTTCACAGTTTCATCAAAACCATGCTCTTGAGACGTCACTTTTGTCCTCATGATCTCTGTTTCCTTATACTTGTGAAACAATTCTTCTCCTTTATTTCCTCTCCAGTCACTGATCTTATctgcagcaaaaaaaaaacatcatactTATATTGAAAAGCCGATCCAAGACTTAAGACATGCAAAGTTAAAGATCAACCAAAGTATCTACCATAGTTTTGagtttcctctttctttctaaAATGAGTTCTCCAATAGTTCTTAATCTCGTTATCAGTCCTACCGGGTAATCTTCTCGCAATCTTCGACCACCTATTGATATACAATATTTagttcaaaccaaaaaaaaaaaaacaatatgcaAGTACGTAAATTaaaacaattcatttttttgtggtCTCTCACTTGTTACCCCAGAGTGCATGGAGCTGAAGGATGATCCT
The Camelina sativa cultivar DH55 chromosome 6, Cs, whole genome shotgun sequence genome window above contains:
- the LOC104791584 gene encoding transcription factor MYB24, which codes for MESKKQETLRRGPWHEEEDERLVKFVTLLGERRWDSLATVSGLKRSGKSCRLRWMNYLNPKLKHGLMSSEEVRIILQLHALWGNKWSKIARRLPGRTDNEIKNYWRTHFRKKEETQNYDKISDWRGNKGEELFHKYKETEIMRTKVTSQEHGFDETVKESNQRCMESGQETNGGICETESFGIMNSPYENRISDWISEISTDQSEANVSEGSSSENNINIASWWFQETRDFEDFSCSLWS
- the LOC104791583 gene encoding probable pectate lyase 12, translated to MMLPRSCIVLSFSLFLFLPQMGFAMLNNRTVLLTPHPDPERVAYEVQWRVNASITRRQALDTTDQAGSNPCFTGNPIDDCWKCNPNWPNNRQGLADCGIGFGQYALGGKGGQFYFVTDSSDDDAVNPRPGTLRYGVIQEEPLWIVFPSNMMIKLKQELIFNSYKTLDGRGANVHIVGGGCITLQYVSNIIIHNIHIHHCYQSGNTNVRSSPTHYGFRSKSDGDGISVFGSKDIWIDHCSLSRCKDGLIDAVMGSTGITISNNFFSHHNEVMLLGHSDHYEPDSGMQVTIAFNHFGEKLIQRMPRCRRGYIHVVNNDFTQWEMYAIGGSGNPTINSQGNRYTAPTNPFAKEVTKRVETPDGDWKGWNWRSEGDILVNGAFFVASGEGAEMRYEKAYSVEPKSASFITQITFHSGVLGVGGRNNNLGMWTTTGSEGNGGLDSYNDYTDEMSGAGSTIRLSFSVLVLSFLLNSISYLVLQPKCLSCNMN